A single Triticum dicoccoides isolate Atlit2015 ecotype Zavitan chromosome 2A, WEW_v2.0, whole genome shotgun sequence DNA region contains:
- the LOC119354774 gene encoding uncharacterized protein LOC119354774, translating into MEPLDAALCSTVAKTVGHRVRRWSDLPRPDGLHLPLRPPHPAAAASGILVFAPPPLLFRSTAASSRRNTDAPNQHHGDATITSSTGSPSLRHPAAGSARSGRFPPGAALNPCLLRCRSSSARCSSAASSA; encoded by the exons ATGGAGCCGCTGGATGCCGCCCTCTGCAGCACCGTTGCCAAGACCGTGGGCCACCGCGTCCGGAGATGGTCAGACCTGCCCCGGCCCGACGGCTTGCACCTCCCTCTGCGTCCTCCCCATCCCGCCGCTGCCGCGTCCGGCATCCTCGTCTTCGCGCCGCCGCCTCTGTTGTTCCGCTCGACTGCTGCCTCCAGTCGCCG GAACACCGACGCCCCGAACCAGCACCATGGAGACGCCACCATCACCTCCTCCACTGGATCTCCTTCACTCCGCCACCCTGCCGCTGGATCTGCCCGTTCCGGCCGGTTCCCGCCCGGCGCCGCGTTGAACCCATGCCTCCTCCGCTGCCGTTCTTCTTCAGCGAGATGCAGCAGCGCTGCATCGAGCGCTTGA
- the LOC119359425 gene encoding uncharacterized protein LOC119359425: MEPLDAALCSTVAKTVGHRIRRWSDLPQPDSLCLSASSPSCRCRVRHPRLRAAASVVPLDCCLKSLEHRRPELASWRRHHRLLHRISFTPPPSRRICPFRTVPARRRVEPMPPPLLFFFSEMQQRCIERLTTTHVGHELGSRSGPTCLLPTDLGLAHGEGTPCPSFFPSCWARLPVWACIVFLGCVNFCNIPV, encoded by the exons ATGGAGCCGCTGGATGCCGCCCTTTGCAGCACCGTCGCCAAGACCGTGGGCCACCGCATTCGAAGATGGTCGGACCTGCCCCAGCCCGACAGCTTGTGCCTCTCCGCGTCCTCCCCATCCTGCCGCTGCCGCGTCCGGCATCCTCGTCTTCGCGCCGCCGCCTCTGTTGTTCCGCTCGACTGCTGCCTAAAGTCGCTG GAACACCGACGCCCCGAACTAGCATCATGGAGACGCCACCATCGCCTCCTCCACCGGATCTCCTTCACTCCGCCACCCAGCCGCCGGATCTGCCCGTTTCGGACGGTTCCCGCCCGGCGCCGCGTCGAACCCATGCCTCCTCCGCTGCTGTTCTTCTTCAGCGAGATGCAGCAGCGCTGCATCGAGCGCTTGACCACCACACACGTGGGTCACGAGCTGGGCTCCAGATCAGGCCCAACGTGCCTCCTCCCCACCgacttgggcttggcccatggtgagggcACCCCGTGCCCCTCCTTTTTCCCCTCCTGTTGGGCTAGGCTGCCAGTTTGGGCCTGTATAGTTTTTTTAGGCTGTGTGAATTTCTGTAATATTCCAGTGTAA